One Glaciihabitans arcticus DNA window includes the following coding sequences:
- a CDS encoding acyl-CoA carboxylase subunit epsilon, with amino-acid sequence MTRPADHEAAPDAAAPEFRIVAGNPTPAELAAVTAVLTGVLDELSAEQGRLAHTGPSAWAISQRPIRSTIAPGQGAWRSFSA; translated from the coding sequence GTGACCCGGCCTGCAGATCATGAAGCAGCTCCGGATGCCGCGGCTCCCGAGTTCCGCATCGTCGCGGGCAACCCGACTCCCGCCGAGCTTGCCGCGGTGACGGCCGTTCTGACCGGGGTGCTCGACGAGCTCTCCGCGGAGCAGGGACGCCTCGCCCACACCGGGCCGAGCGCGTGGGCGATCTCGCAGCGACCGATCCGTTCCACGATCGCGCCCGGACAGGGCGCCTGGCGCAGTTTTTCGGCCTGA
- a CDS encoding acyl-CoA carboxylase subunit beta, giving the protein MTADNTPPISTTAGKLADLKVRYHEAVTASGEAAIEKQHSKGKKTARERINELLDHGSFVELDEFVRHRTHAFGMENKRPYGDAVVTGLGTIHGRQVAVYSQDFTIFGGSLGEVAGEKIIKVMDHAIKTGVPIIGMLDSGGARIQEGVVALGKYGEIFRRNTQASGVIPQISIIMGPAAGGAVYSPALTDFVIMVDKTSQMFVTGPDVIKTVTGEDVGMEELGGALTHNKISGVAHYLASDEDDALDYARSLISFLPDNNLAEHPVYESVVELEVTDEDRKLNTIIPDSPNQPYDVKTIIEHIVDNGDFLETQPLFAPNIVVGFGRVEGRSVGIVANQPNAMAGTLNIEAGEKAARFVRFCDAFSIPILTLVDVPGYLPGTDQEWTGVIRRGAKLLYAYAEATVPLVTVITRKAYGGAYIVMGSKQLGADLNYAWPTAEIAVMGGQGAVNILYRNEIKAAEVAGEDVAAVRTRLANEYTYNVASPFLAAERGELDGVIEPAATRVAVIKALRALRTKRATLPPKKHGNIPL; this is encoded by the coding sequence GTGACCGCAGACAACACTCCCCCCATCTCCACGACCGCCGGCAAGCTCGCCGATCTCAAGGTCCGCTACCACGAGGCCGTGACCGCGAGCGGCGAGGCTGCGATCGAGAAGCAGCACTCCAAGGGCAAGAAGACGGCGCGCGAGCGCATCAACGAGTTGCTCGACCACGGCTCCTTCGTCGAGCTCGACGAGTTCGTGCGCCACCGCACCCACGCCTTCGGCATGGAGAACAAGCGGCCCTACGGCGACGCGGTCGTCACAGGTCTCGGCACGATCCACGGCCGCCAGGTAGCTGTCTACAGTCAGGACTTCACCATCTTCGGCGGATCGCTCGGCGAGGTCGCCGGCGAGAAGATCATCAAGGTCATGGACCACGCCATCAAGACGGGTGTGCCGATCATCGGCATGCTCGACTCGGGCGGCGCGCGCATCCAGGAGGGTGTGGTCGCCCTCGGCAAGTACGGCGAGATCTTCCGTCGCAACACGCAGGCCTCGGGCGTCATCCCGCAGATATCGATCATCATGGGCCCGGCCGCGGGTGGCGCGGTCTATTCGCCCGCTCTCACCGACTTCGTGATCATGGTCGACAAGACGAGCCAGATGTTCGTGACCGGCCCCGACGTCATCAAGACGGTCACCGGCGAGGACGTCGGCATGGAGGAACTCGGCGGCGCCCTCACCCACAACAAGATCTCCGGCGTTGCGCACTACCTCGCGAGCGACGAGGATGACGCCCTGGACTACGCGCGCTCCCTCATCAGCTTCCTGCCCGACAACAACCTCGCCGAGCACCCGGTCTACGAGAGCGTCGTCGAACTCGAGGTCACCGATGAGGACCGCAAGCTGAACACGATCATCCCCGACTCCCCCAACCAGCCGTACGACGTCAAGACGATCATCGAGCACATCGTCGACAACGGCGACTTCCTCGAGACGCAGCCGCTGTTCGCGCCCAACATCGTGGTCGGCTTCGGTCGCGTCGAGGGCCGCTCGGTCGGCATCGTCGCGAACCAGCCGAACGCCATGGCCGGAACGCTCAACATCGAAGCCGGCGAGAAGGCCGCCCGTTTCGTGCGCTTCTGCGACGCGTTCTCGATCCCGATCCTCACCCTCGTCGACGTGCCCGGCTACCTGCCCGGCACCGACCAGGAGTGGACCGGCGTCATCCGTCGCGGCGCGAAGCTGCTCTACGCCTACGCGGAGGCCACCGTGCCGCTCGTGACGGTCATCACCCGCAAGGCCTACGGCGGCGCGTACATCGTGATGGGGTCGAAGCAGCTCGGCGCCGACCTCAACTACGCCTGGCCGACCGCGGAGATCGCGGTCATGGGTGGCCAGGGCGCCGTCAACATCCTCTACCGCAACGAGATCAAGGCGGCCGAGGTCGCCGGCGAGGACGTCGCCGCGGTGCGCACCCGCCTCGCGAACGAGTACACCTATAACGTCGCCTCGCCGTTCCTCGCTGCCGAGCGCGGAGAGCTCGACGGTGTCATCGAGCCCGCGGCCACCCGCGTCGCCGTCATCAAGGCGCTGCGGGCGCTGCGCACCAAGCGCGCGACGCTGCCGCCCAAGAAGCACGGGAACATTCCGCTGTGA
- a CDS encoding biotin--[acetyl-CoA-carboxylase] ligase yields the protein MELPRSLASATALEILPVAGSTNDELVGRAADLPEFSVVVTDNQTAGRGRLGREWIAPPGAALAVSVLLRPVLPHGEPLALEHYGWLPLISGLAMARAVASLLPQGEERVGLKWPNDVQVNGAKVCGILAELLPTADAVVIGAGLNVSMTREQLPIPTATSLALSGATLSGDELVDAALSRYLDELRSLYTGFVRLGADAEGSGLLELLTERCTTLGKEVLVHLPGGDELRGTATSIDRAGRLVVRGSRDGHSSAVAAGDVTHVRYE from the coding sequence ATGGAGCTTCCGCGCAGCCTCGCCTCGGCGACAGCCCTCGAGATCCTGCCCGTCGCGGGATCGACCAACGACGAGCTCGTGGGCCGTGCGGCGGACCTGCCCGAATTCTCCGTCGTCGTGACCGACAACCAGACCGCGGGGCGAGGCCGCCTCGGCCGGGAGTGGATCGCACCGCCCGGTGCAGCCCTCGCGGTCTCGGTCCTCCTGCGCCCCGTGCTTCCCCATGGCGAACCCCTCGCGCTCGAGCACTACGGCTGGCTCCCGCTGATCTCGGGGCTCGCGATGGCGCGCGCCGTTGCATCCCTTCTGCCACAGGGGGAGGAGCGGGTCGGCCTGAAGTGGCCCAACGACGTGCAGGTGAACGGCGCGAAGGTGTGCGGGATCCTCGCCGAATTACTGCCGACCGCCGACGCCGTGGTCATCGGCGCCGGGCTCAACGTGTCGATGACGCGTGAGCAGCTGCCGATCCCGACCGCGACCTCGCTCGCCCTCTCCGGTGCCACCCTCTCCGGCGATGAGCTGGTGGATGCCGCGCTCTCCCGCTACCTCGACGAACTCCGCTCGCTCTACACGGGTTTTGTGCGCCTCGGGGCGGACGCAGAGGGCAGTGGCCTGCTCGAACTGCTCACCGAGCGCTGCACCACTCTCGGGAAGGAGGTGCTTGTGCACCTCCCCGGGGGTGACGAGCTCCGCGGCACCGCGACCAGCATCGATCGCGCGGGGCGCCTCGTCGTACGCGGGTCACGGGATGGCCACTCCTCGGCTGTCGCCGCCGGTGACGTGACGCATGTGCGGTATGAATGA
- a CDS encoding PH domain-containing protein, whose amino-acid sequence MSTEARVPEVVVARLRPHARALTWPSLALFAIVGAFFYFFGSFAELWANLAVLGAAVLALLLFWMLPLLSWLGRHYTITTRRIVLRSGFFLRVRQELLHSRGYDVTVRKNALQSMFRSGDVEINTGLDHPVVLRDVPDADLVQSALHDLMEASINPVAARRQQEQSIQRDETTRWGER is encoded by the coding sequence ATGTCGACTGAGGCGAGGGTTCCGGAGGTGGTCGTCGCGCGGCTGCGCCCGCACGCCCGCGCCCTGACCTGGCCGAGCCTCGCCCTGTTCGCCATCGTCGGTGCCTTCTTCTATTTCTTCGGCAGCTTCGCCGAGCTGTGGGCGAATCTCGCGGTCCTGGGTGCTGCGGTGCTCGCGCTGCTGCTGTTCTGGATGCTGCCGCTGCTCAGCTGGCTCGGCCGCCACTACACGATCACCACCCGTCGGATTGTGTTGCGCAGCGGGTTCTTCCTGCGCGTGCGGCAGGAGCTGCTGCACAGTCGCGGCTACGACGTCACGGTGCGCAAGAACGCCCTGCAGAGCATGTTCCGCAGCGGCGACGTGGAGATCAACACGGGGCTCGACCACCCGGTTGTGCTGCGCGATGTGCCCGACGCCGATCTCGTCCAGTCGGCGCTGCACGACCTGATGGAGGCGAGTATCAACCCTGTTGCTGCACGTCGGCAGCAGGAGCAGTCGATCCAGCGGGACGAGACCACCCGATGGGGCGAACGCTGA
- a CDS encoding GtrA family protein, with protein MRALLAQLTRFGLVGLVGLVIDVSVFNALVLTVLSADTLHEGPLVAKIISTSLAIVANWLGNRHWTFASVGRRHWLREGIEFAVVSVGGMLISLGCLWVSHYALGFTSVLADNIATNVIGLGLGTAFRFTLYRLWVFSALRGSERVSVRPIGWSRPAGSTAPAADVQQQG; from the coding sequence ATGCGCGCACTGCTGGCCCAGCTCACCCGTTTTGGTCTTGTCGGCCTCGTGGGGCTCGTCATCGACGTCTCGGTGTTCAACGCGCTCGTGCTGACCGTGCTGAGCGCCGACACCCTGCACGAGGGACCGCTCGTCGCGAAGATCATCTCCACGAGCCTCGCCATCGTCGCCAACTGGTTGGGCAACCGGCACTGGACGTTCGCGAGCGTCGGCCGCCGCCACTGGCTGCGCGAGGGAATCGAGTTCGCCGTGGTGAGTGTCGGCGGCATGCTCATCAGCCTCGGCTGCCTGTGGGTCTCGCACTACGCCCTCGGCTTCACCTCGGTGCTCGCCGACAACATCGCGACCAACGTCATCGGCCTGGGTCTCGGCACGGCGTTCCGCTTCACGCTCTACCGGCTGTGGGTCTTCAGCGCCCTTCGCGGAAGCGAGAGGGTCAGCGTTCGCCCCATCGGGTGGTCTCGTCCCGCTGGATCGACTGCTCCTGCTGCCGACGTGCAGCAACAGGGTTGA
- a CDS encoding 5-(carboxyamino)imidazole ribonucleotide synthase: MTFTVGVIGGGQLARMMIPAAVNLGIDIRVLAENEGESADLAVSMLGRADSEADVLRFAQGVDVVTFDHEHVPQPILKALVGAGVRVHPGPDALLYAQDKLLMREKLSALGLPVPDWARVADESELAAFLAEHGGMGVLKTPRGGYDGKGVRVVRAASEAADWFAAGDPLLVEELVEFRRELAQLVARRPSGEIALWPVVETVQRDGVCAEVIAPAPNSAGRIADVAADIATTVAESLGVTGVLAVELFETTDDRLLINELAMRPHNTGHFSLDGSTTSQFEQHLRAVLDLPLGATGSREPWSVMVNILGGPPAELLAQQTAMAMESQPTVKFHNYGKAPRPGRKVGHVTAGGDDLDEVVYRARAAAAFFED; this comes from the coding sequence ATGACCTTCACTGTCGGAGTTATCGGTGGCGGCCAGCTCGCCCGCATGATGATCCCCGCCGCCGTCAACCTCGGCATCGACATCCGTGTGCTCGCCGAAAACGAAGGAGAATCAGCCGATTTAGCCGTTTCAATGCTCGGTCGGGCCGATTCTGAGGCTGATGTCCTTCGTTTTGCGCAGGGGGTCGACGTGGTGACCTTCGACCACGAGCACGTGCCGCAGCCGATCCTCAAAGCGCTCGTGGGCGCGGGCGTGCGGGTGCATCCCGGCCCTGATGCCCTCCTCTACGCCCAGGACAAGCTGCTGATGCGCGAGAAGCTGAGCGCTCTCGGCCTTCCGGTGCCCGATTGGGCCCGCGTCGCCGATGAGTCGGAGCTCGCCGCCTTCCTCGCCGAGCATGGCGGCATGGGTGTGCTCAAGACGCCCCGCGGCGGCTACGACGGCAAGGGCGTTCGCGTTGTGCGCGCCGCGAGCGAGGCCGCCGACTGGTTCGCCGCCGGTGACCCGCTTCTTGTGGAGGAGCTCGTCGAGTTCCGTCGCGAGCTCGCGCAGCTCGTCGCCCGCCGCCCGTCGGGCGAGATCGCGCTCTGGCCGGTCGTCGAGACCGTGCAGCGCGACGGCGTGTGCGCAGAGGTCATCGCTCCGGCCCCGAACTCCGCCGGCCGTATCGCCGACGTCGCAGCCGATATCGCGACCACCGTGGCCGAGTCCCTCGGCGTGACGGGTGTGCTCGCGGTTGAACTCTTTGAGACGACGGATGACCGGCTCCTCATCAACGAACTGGCCATGCGTCCGCACAACACCGGTCACTTCTCGCTCGATGGTTCGACAACCAGCCAGTTCGAGCAGCACCTCCGGGCCGTGCTCGACCTTCCGCTTGGCGCTACCGGAAGCCGGGAGCCGTGGAGCGTAATGGTCAACATTTTGGGTGGCCCACCCGCCGAGCTCCTCGCCCAGCAGACCGCCATGGCGATGGAGTCGCAGCCGACCGTCAAGTTCCACAACTACGGCAAGGCACCCCGCCCCGGGCGCAAGGTCGGCCACGTCACGGCAGGCGGTGACGACCTCGACGAGGTGGTGTACCGCGCGCGTGCCGCGGCAGCTTTTTTCGAGGACTGA
- the purE gene encoding 5-(carboxyamino)imidazole ribonucleotide mutase, which translates to MVTVPSPLVAVVMGSDSDWSVMADAAAALTEFGIGHEVEVVSAHRTPERMIAFGREAAARGIRVIIAGAGGAAHLPGMLASVTTLPVIGVPVALARLDGLDSLLSIVQMPAGVPVATVSINGARNAGLLAARILSTSDNALADALSTYARSLEQMVADKNAALQKSL; encoded by the coding sequence ATGGTCACCGTGCCTAGCCCCCTCGTCGCCGTTGTAATGGGATCCGACTCCGATTGGAGCGTGATGGCGGACGCCGCCGCGGCCCTCACCGAGTTCGGTATCGGCCACGAAGTCGAGGTCGTTTCCGCCCATCGCACACCCGAGCGGATGATCGCGTTCGGACGTGAGGCTGCGGCCCGGGGCATCCGGGTCATCATCGCCGGAGCGGGCGGTGCCGCGCACCTGCCGGGCATGCTCGCGTCGGTGACCACCCTGCCCGTGATCGGCGTGCCCGTCGCCCTCGCGAGGCTGGACGGCCTCGACTCCCTGCTCTCGATCGTGCAGATGCCGGCGGGCGTTCCGGTCGCCACCGTGTCGATCAACGGTGCACGCAACGCGGGCCTGCTCGCCGCGCGCATCCTCTCCACCAGCGACAACGCGCTCGCCGACGCGCTCTCGACGTACGCGAGGAGCCTCGAGCAGATGGTTGCCGACAAGAACGCGGCGCTGCAGAAGAGCCTGTGA
- a CDS encoding LCP family protein, whose amino-acid sequence MTTTNPVRFPDTSSREGMTRRGWWLVVLNFLIPGSAQLLAGNRRLGRFAVGATFTLWAVLLVAVILWFAARFVVLTIATNSIALTVAQVVLLFYGVLWVVLTLDTLRLVRLVRTAPVARGFIAGIAALVLVGLVSSAGYGVVVTGTARGLLGDVFSGTTIAPPVEGRYNILVLGGDAGEDRMGLRPDSISIMSIDAASGAATMIGIPRNLQRVTFAEDSPMHEVFPTGYDCGPECLVSYLYTYGEEHADLYPDALDNSSHAGIEAMRDAAESVTGLELQYYVLIDMAGFKNLIDALGGIDVVSPNRYPIGGSDGSDEPEAPPVDWIPKGEVHLSGYSALWYARARHGFTDYDRMQRQRQVQEAILAQAEPATILAKFQAVAQASSEAASTDIPQGMLPYFVELAGKAKSQPITSLNLVPEAGVNVIHPDFVSIHQMVQDALSSSTPTPDPQ is encoded by the coding sequence GTGACGACGACGAATCCGGTCCGGTTTCCGGACACGAGCTCACGCGAGGGGATGACCCGTCGCGGCTGGTGGCTTGTCGTCCTCAACTTCCTGATCCCCGGCTCTGCGCAGCTGCTCGCGGGCAACCGCCGGCTCGGACGCTTCGCGGTCGGCGCGACCTTCACCCTGTGGGCTGTGCTGCTGGTCGCGGTGATCCTCTGGTTCGCGGCTCGATTCGTTGTGCTCACGATCGCCACGAACTCGATCGCCCTCACCGTCGCGCAGGTCGTGCTCCTCTTCTACGGGGTGCTGTGGGTCGTGCTCACCCTGGATACGCTGCGCCTCGTGCGTCTGGTGCGCACCGCTCCGGTGGCTCGCGGCTTCATCGCGGGCATCGCGGCCCTTGTGCTGGTGGGCCTCGTCAGTTCCGCAGGCTATGGCGTCGTGGTGACCGGAACGGCTCGAGGCCTTTTAGGCGACGTGTTTTCGGGGACCACCATCGCACCACCGGTAGAGGGGCGCTACAACATTCTCGTGCTCGGTGGCGATGCAGGCGAGGACCGCATGGGCCTGCGCCCCGACAGCATCTCCATCATGAGCATCGACGCGGCCTCGGGTGCGGCGACCATGATCGGCATCCCACGCAACCTCCAGCGCGTGACCTTCGCCGAGGATTCGCCGATGCACGAGGTCTTTCCAACCGGCTATGACTGCGGCCCCGAATGCCTCGTGAGCTACCTGTACACCTACGGCGAGGAGCACGCCGACCTCTACCCGGACGCGCTCGACAACAGCAGTCACGCGGGCATCGAGGCGATGCGGGATGCAGCGGAATCGGTGACCGGGCTGGAATTGCAGTACTACGTGCTCATCGACATGGCCGGCTTCAAGAACCTGATCGATGCTCTGGGTGGCATCGACGTCGTCTCGCCCAACCGCTACCCGATCGGCGGCAGCGACGGTTCGGATGAACCTGAGGCACCGCCCGTCGACTGGATTCCCAAGGGCGAGGTGCACCTGAGCGGCTACTCGGCGCTCTGGTACGCGCGAGCCCGCCACGGGTTCACCGACTACGACCGCATGCAGCGCCAGCGCCAGGTGCAGGAGGCGATCCTCGCGCAGGCGGAGCCCGCGACGATCCTCGCCAAGTTCCAGGCGGTGGCGCAGGCGTCATCCGAGGCCGCGTCCACCGACATCCCGCAGGGAATGCTGCCCTATTTCGTCGAGCTCGCGGGCAAGGCCAAGTCGCAGCCGATCACGTCACTCAACCTGGTTCCGGAGGCGGGGGTGAACGTCATCCACCCCGATTTCGTGTCGATCCACCAGATGGTGCAGGATGCGCTCAGCAGCTCGACGCCAACGCCCGACCCCCAGTAA
- a CDS encoding glycosyltransferase family 4 protein has translation MTTLRIILDDMLAPVPNGISRYTEELARALIVHAPLNCTVEGIVAASTEPEYNVIGDRLPGLKGLYKSSLARRELVTAWQHGFTRVPGGGMIHAPSLLAPLSRHDRLHDGHQIAVTIHDVVAWTHPDSLPARRVAWHKAMAQRAFKYADAVVVPTHAVAVQLSEIHDFGDRLRVVGGAVGSRLTVQPDADARAARLGLPDRYLLTIGGLESRRGIDQLLAALALPGATDLPLLVVGPDSEAEEGDGSVSAAAAEAGLPEGRVRALGALSDEDLSVVLDRAVMLVFPTLAEGFGLPMLEAFHFGTPVVHSDAPALVEVAGEAGYGVELEGDGYPQRLLDAINHVAHDHDLQQRLGTYGRDRAGLFTWQAAAEKVWQLHADL, from the coding sequence ATGACAACCCTGCGCATCATTCTCGACGACATGCTCGCGCCGGTGCCGAACGGCATCTCGCGCTACACCGAGGAACTCGCCCGCGCCCTCATCGTGCACGCTCCCCTGAACTGCACGGTCGAGGGCATCGTCGCAGCGTCGACCGAGCCCGAGTACAACGTCATCGGCGACCGGCTCCCGGGGCTCAAGGGTCTGTACAAGTCGAGCCTCGCCCGTCGCGAGCTCGTGACGGCCTGGCAGCACGGCTTCACACGGGTTCCCGGCGGCGGAATGATCCACGCTCCGAGCCTGCTCGCCCCACTCTCCCGTCACGACCGCCTGCACGACGGCCACCAGATCGCGGTCACCATCCACGACGTCGTGGCCTGGACGCACCCCGACTCGCTGCCCGCCCGCCGCGTCGCCTGGCACAAGGCCATGGCACAACGTGCCTTCAAGTACGCCGACGCCGTTGTGGTTCCGACCCACGCCGTCGCCGTGCAGCTGAGCGAGATCCACGACTTCGGCGATCGCCTCCGCGTTGTCGGCGGGGCCGTCGGTTCCCGCCTCACCGTGCAGCCCGATGCGGATGCCCGTGCCGCCCGCCTGGGCCTCCCCGACCGCTACCTGCTCACCATCGGCGGGCTCGAGTCACGCCGCGGAATCGACCAGCTGCTCGCGGCCCTCGCGCTGCCCGGAGCCACTGACCTTCCGCTGCTCGTGGTCGGACCCGACTCCGAGGCGGAAGAGGGCGATGGCTCCGTCTCCGCGGCCGCCGCCGAGGCCGGTCTGCCCGAGGGACGCGTGCGCGCTCTCGGCGCCCTGAGCGACGAGGACCTCTCCGTGGTCCTCGACCGCGCGGTGATGCTCGTCTTCCCGACGCTCGCTGAGGGCTTCGGCCTGCCGATGCTCGAGGCGTTCCACTTCGGCACTCCCGTTGTGCACTCGGACGCACCCGCGCTCGTCGAGGTCGCGGGCGAAGCAGGCTACGGAGTCGAGCTCGAGGGCGACGGCTACCCGCAGCGCCTGCTCGACGCGATCAACCACGTCGCGCACGACCACGACCTGCAGCAGCGCCTCGGCACCTACGGTCGTGATCGCGCCGGTCTCTTCACCTGGCAGGCCGCCGCCGAGAAGGTCTGGCAGCTGCACGCCGACCTGTAG
- the rfbD gene encoding dTDP-4-dehydrorhamnose reductase, protein MTRYLITGAAGMLGTDLVAALDGREVTALTRADLDVTDSAAVAVAVAGHDVILNASAYTRVDDAETDEPAATLVNATGAGVLATAAAAIGATLVQYSTDYVFDGTASEPYAEDHPLAPVSAYGRGKAEGERLVREANGARSHVIRTAWLYGAGGGNFAKTILRLATERETLSVVADQVGQPTFTRDLAEQTVRLLDSGVPNGTWHGTNAGQASWFDFARAIFERAGLDPERVTPTDSSQFTRPAPRPAYSVLGHNAWTAAGLTPMRDWRSALDAAFASGALGAP, encoded by the coding sequence GTGACCCGCTACCTGATCACCGGCGCAGCCGGAATGCTGGGCACCGACCTGGTCGCGGCCCTTGATGGTCGTGAGGTCACCGCGCTCACCCGCGCCGACCTCGACGTGACCGACTCCGCCGCTGTCGCCGTTGCCGTCGCGGGTCACGACGTGATCCTCAACGCTTCCGCCTACACGCGCGTCGATGATGCCGAGACGGATGAACCCGCCGCAACCCTCGTGAACGCGACGGGTGCCGGCGTGCTCGCGACGGCAGCCGCGGCCATCGGCGCGACGCTCGTGCAGTACTCGACCGACTACGTCTTCGACGGCACGGCCTCGGAGCCCTACGCCGAGGATCACCCGCTGGCCCCCGTCTCCGCGTACGGGCGCGGCAAGGCCGAAGGCGAGCGACTCGTGCGCGAGGCGAACGGTGCGCGCAGTCACGTCATCCGCACCGCCTGGCTCTATGGAGCAGGGGGCGGCAACTTCGCGAAGACCATCCTGCGCCTCGCCACCGAGCGCGAAACACTGTCGGTCGTGGCCGACCAGGTCGGGCAGCCGACCTTCACCCGCGACCTCGCCGAGCAGACCGTGCGCCTGCTCGACTCGGGCGTGCCGAACGGAACCTGGCACGGCACCAACGCCGGACAGGCGAGCTGGTTCGACTTCGCGCGCGCCATCTTCGAGCGCGCCGGGCTCGATCCCGAGCGCGTCACACCCACAGACAGCTCGCAGTTCACGCGCCCGGCCCCGAGACCCGCGTACTCTGTGCTCGGGCACAACGCCTGGACGGCCGCCGGACTTACCCCCATGCGCGACTGGCGTTCCGCCCTGGACGCCGCCTTCGCCTCAGGAGCTTTGGGAGCACCATGA
- the rfbB gene encoding dTDP-glucose 4,6-dehydratase: MKILVTGGAGFIGSNFVRRTLEDAYPGLEGAEVVVLDALTYSGNLENLASVADSPRYRFVQGDIRDEVMLDALLPTVDAVVHFAAESHVDRSVRDASIFVETNVLGTQKLLDAALRSNLKRFVHVSTDEVYGSIAEGSWDEQRPLEPNSPYSASKAGSDLLARSYFRTHGLNVSITRCSNNYGPFHFPEKVIPLFVTNLIDDKHVPLYGEGNNIRDWLHVDDHTRGIAMVLVGGRAGEIYNIGGGTELTNKELTEMLLEATGKDWSYVDRVADRLGHDLRYSVDISKIRAELGYEPQVPFAQGLADVVQWYRDNREWWEPLKDRAAL; encoded by the coding sequence GTGAAGATATTGGTCACCGGCGGCGCCGGATTCATCGGGTCCAACTTCGTGCGACGCACGCTCGAAGACGCGTATCCGGGCCTCGAGGGCGCCGAGGTGGTGGTGCTCGACGCACTCACCTACTCCGGAAACCTCGAGAATCTCGCCTCGGTTGCCGACTCCCCCCGCTACCGGTTCGTGCAGGGCGACATCCGCGACGAGGTCATGCTCGACGCGTTGCTGCCCACCGTTGACGCGGTCGTTCACTTCGCCGCGGAGTCGCACGTCGACCGTTCCGTGCGCGACGCGAGCATCTTCGTCGAGACCAATGTGCTCGGCACGCAGAAGCTGCTGGATGCCGCCCTCCGCAGCAACCTCAAGCGTTTTGTGCACGTCTCCACCGACGAGGTATACGGCTCGATCGCCGAGGGCAGCTGGGATGAACAGCGTCCGCTCGAGCCGAACTCGCCGTACTCCGCGTCGAAGGCCGGCAGCGACCTGCTCGCGCGCAGCTACTTCCGCACCCACGGCCTCAACGTGTCGATCACCCGCTGCTCGAACAACTACGGCCCCTTCCACTTCCCCGAGAAGGTCATCCCGCTGTTCGTCACGAACCTGATCGACGACAAGCACGTTCCCCTCTACGGCGAGGGAAACAACATCCGCGACTGGTTGCACGTCGACGACCACACCCGTGGCATCGCGATGGTACTGGTCGGCGGTCGGGCCGGGGAGATCTACAACATCGGCGGCGGAACCGAGCTCACCAACAAGGAGCTCACCGAGATGCTGCTCGAGGCGACCGGCAAGGACTGGTCGTACGTCGACCGCGTCGCCGACCGCCTCGGCCACGACCTGCGCTACAGCGTCGACATCTCCAAGATCCGGGCCGAGCTGGGCTACGAGCCGCAGGTGCCCTTCGCCCAGGGCCTCGCCGACGTGGTGCAGTGGTATCGCGACAACCGCGAGTGGTGGGAACCGCTGAAGGACCGCGCCGCGCTGTGA